One window from the genome of Pseudobacteriovorax antillogorgiicola encodes:
- a CDS encoding ATP-grasp domain-containing protein, whose translation MKIAILTCQKILELPESEKPLVAALEERGAEAICVDWRDHNANWSAFDGVIPKLCWDYYRHIDEFLALLEQLDQLRIPCLNPSNIIRWNCRKRYLHHLEKAGNLVAPTIFIQQDQAELGLKSLYETSWQKIVLKPEVSAGSYLTKVLDLQQDNLEPTLKEVLKHGDAMIQPFFSEIADHGEISLVFIGGTYCHGVLKKPKSGDFRSQPQFGADVAPISYNRDWIHEARSILEAIPFDAADQLIYSRVDGFLRDGKFVLMELELIEPYLFLEHGSSESVNVLARTICDRLNLFKNK comes from the coding sequence ATGAAAATAGCAATACTAACATGTCAAAAAATACTAGAGTTACCAGAGTCTGAAAAACCCCTGGTAGCAGCCCTCGAAGAGCGAGGAGCTGAAGCTATATGTGTCGACTGGCGGGATCATAATGCAAATTGGAGTGCCTTCGATGGAGTGATTCCCAAGCTTTGTTGGGACTACTATCGGCACATCGATGAGTTTCTAGCGCTGCTTGAGCAATTAGACCAACTCCGAATACCCTGCCTCAATCCAAGTAATATCATCCGGTGGAACTGCCGAAAACGTTATCTTCACCATCTTGAAAAGGCTGGTAATCTGGTTGCGCCCACAATATTTATCCAGCAGGATCAGGCTGAACTTGGCTTGAAATCCCTATATGAAACGAGCTGGCAAAAAATTGTTTTAAAGCCGGAAGTTTCAGCGGGGAGCTACCTAACAAAGGTACTTGACCTGCAACAAGATAACCTCGAACCCACCCTCAAAGAGGTCCTTAAGCATGGTGATGCCATGATCCAGCCATTCTTTTCTGAGATTGCTGACCATGGAGAAATTTCCCTAGTTTTTATTGGCGGAACGTACTGCCATGGGGTTCTGAAAAAACCAAAGTCTGGGGACTTTCGGTCTCAGCCACAATTTGGGGCAGATGTCGCGCCAATCTCCTACAATCGGGATTGGATTCATGAGGCCCGATCTATCCTTGAAGCCATACCATTTGATGCTGCCGACCAGCTTATCTATAGCCGAGTCGATGGCTTTCTTCGCGATGGAAAGTTTGTTCTCATGGAGCTTGAGCTGATTGAACCCTATCTTTTCCTGGAACACGGCAGCAGCGAAAGTGTAAACGTTTTAGCGAGAACAATTTGTGATCGTTTAAACTTGTTCAAAAATAAATGA
- a CDS encoding ATP-binding protein → MIKAPIGPNEAERQARLNTLDVLDSDAEAAYDEITKLASIICESPISLVAFLDGDRNWFKSKHGVDLIEAPREESFCGHAIQQDDLFEIQDASLDERFHDNPIVVSAPNIRFYAGYPLPIDGENIGTLCVFDVQPKKLSDEQKYAMKALSHAVASLLKLRKAVNDMAVISDNVKTGLIAFDQDLNVLDGFSRECTKIFLERNITGEKIDQLMFNDDSERQAFAMGVEQVFADFMPEEATIGQLPSDFTIGDKVYQAKYSVVRNSKNEIVNILATIEEITELIASKKEAVWKNALFRIATDKNSFALLLAEFSRDINRAKSFLEKNETSDVRKILHTFKGNFLSIGLQELGAMIHDIEGQSTIELSHLSAIEENMNDVKLAIEDTLGIVFGNGDQAIYEVSENYIAKLEKFISDYDEKDENANFLRDWVNEVTTFTTEKLTEHFRERALQLAKKLDKKVSFEIVNKDLIINPKPLRGILKNLIHAVNNAVDHGIEAPSERSDKPEQGIIRLTFSKDQNDLTIKLEDDGRGIDSSIMRKVAVKKGIMTESEATKLSDQEAIELVFSPDFSSKEDVSEISGRGVGMGALKDAAIEAGGTISLSSQPGRGTVTTITLKSFFEPVKQSSTSEAAA, encoded by the coding sequence ATGATAAAAGCACCCATAGGCCCCAATGAAGCAGAGCGTCAAGCTAGATTAAATACTCTCGATGTTCTAGATTCAGATGCTGAAGCAGCCTATGATGAAATTACGAAATTGGCCAGTATAATCTGCGAATCCCCCATATCACTGGTCGCTTTCTTAGACGGAGATAGAAACTGGTTCAAGTCAAAGCACGGCGTTGATCTGATCGAAGCGCCTCGGGAGGAGTCCTTTTGCGGTCACGCAATTCAGCAAGATGACCTTTTCGAAATTCAAGATGCCAGCCTTGATGAGCGCTTTCATGACAACCCTATCGTCGTTTCAGCACCTAACATCCGCTTCTACGCAGGCTATCCTCTACCCATTGACGGAGAAAATATTGGAACACTTTGTGTCTTTGATGTTCAACCAAAAAAACTCTCCGACGAGCAAAAATATGCTATGAAAGCCTTATCTCACGCAGTAGCGAGCCTCCTAAAGCTAAGGAAAGCTGTGAATGATATGGCTGTAATATCTGATAACGTTAAAACCGGCTTGATAGCATTCGATCAGGATCTAAATGTCTTGGATGGTTTTAGTAGAGAGTGCACAAAAATATTCCTAGAGAGAAACATTACTGGCGAAAAAATCGATCAACTCATGTTCAACGACGATAGCGAGCGACAAGCCTTTGCCATGGGAGTTGAACAAGTTTTCGCAGATTTTATGCCGGAAGAAGCTACCATCGGCCAACTACCCAGTGATTTTACAATCGGCGATAAAGTCTATCAAGCAAAGTATTCTGTGGTGCGAAACTCAAAAAATGAGATTGTGAACATTCTTGCAACAATAGAAGAGATAACGGAACTGATTGCCTCGAAGAAAGAAGCGGTTTGGAAAAACGCTCTATTTAGAATCGCAACGGACAAGAATAGTTTCGCCCTCTTACTCGCTGAGTTCTCAAGAGATATCAACAGAGCCAAAAGTTTTTTAGAAAAAAATGAGACGTCCGATGTTCGGAAGATACTTCACACGTTTAAAGGCAACTTTCTCTCTATTGGCCTGCAAGAATTGGGCGCGATGATCCACGATATCGAAGGGCAATCTACCATCGAACTAAGTCACCTTTCAGCCATCGAAGAAAATATGAATGACGTGAAATTAGCTATAGAAGATACCCTCGGCATAGTCTTCGGCAATGGTGATCAAGCTATCTATGAGGTTTCGGAAAATTATATTGCGAAACTTGAAAAATTTATATCAGACTATGATGAAAAAGATGAAAATGCCAACTTTCTTCGCGATTGGGTTAATGAAGTCACAACTTTTACCACTGAGAAGCTTACGGAGCATTTCAGAGAAAGAGCGTTGCAGCTAGCTAAAAAGCTCGACAAAAAAGTATCCTTTGAAATAGTGAATAAGGATCTCATAATCAACCCCAAGCCTTTAAGGGGAATCTTAAAGAATCTTATTCACGCAGTAAATAATGCTGTGGACCATGGCATTGAGGCCCCCTCCGAAAGATCAGACAAGCCGGAACAAGGAATCATTCGACTCACGTTTTCCAAAGATCAAAACGATCTAACTATAAAACTAGAAGATGACGGAAGGGGTATTGACTCTAGTATCATGCGCAAAGTGGCTGTTAAGAAAGGCATCATGACCGAGTCCGAAGCAACGAAGCTGAGTGATCAAGAAGCTATTGAATTAGTTTTTTCACCTGACTTTTCCTCCAAGGAAGACGTCAGCGAAATATCAGGACGGGGTGTCGGAATGGGCGCTTTAAAAGATGCAGCTATTGAAGCGGGTGGGACCATATCCTTGAGCAGCCAGCCAGGTAGAGGAACTGTCACTACAATCACACTAAAGAGCTTCTTCGAGCCGGTGAAGCAAAGCTCTACCAGTGAAGCAGCGGCCTAA
- a CDS encoding hemerythrin domain-containing protein, with translation MDSTIFEELRNDHQKQRTLVQILAKTSGDSEGRREIFEKLKNELEAHAAAEEKTLYAEMMRYDNTLEKARHSVAEHKELDDLLEKMEETDYSSPAWIAIAKNLEERLIHHLNEEEQEVFKSAGYALGKESKQLLGKQYVQEMQVLR, from the coding sequence ATGGATTCAACTATTTTTGAAGAACTAAGAAACGATCATCAAAAGCAAAGAACGCTGGTTCAGATTCTTGCCAAAACAAGTGGTGATTCCGAAGGGCGCCGAGAGATATTCGAAAAGCTCAAGAATGAACTTGAAGCCCATGCAGCAGCAGAAGAAAAAACGCTTTATGCTGAGATGATGAGATATGATAACACCCTAGAGAAAGCGAGACACAGTGTCGCGGAGCATAAAGAGCTAGATGACCTCTTAGAGAAAATGGAGGAGACTGACTATAGCTCTCCAGCATGGATTGCTATCGCTAAAAATCTGGAAGAAAGGCTGATCCACCATCTCAATGAGGAAGAGCAGGAAGTTTTTAAATCTGCCGGCTATGCCTTAGGAAAGGAAAGCAAACAGCTGCTGGGGAAGCAATATGTGCAAGAAATGCAGGTCCTAAGATAG
- a CDS encoding glutathione S-transferase N-terminal domain-containing protein has protein sequence MYSIYKSDLWPVQDKSKIQLYSLATPNGRKVSIALEELGLDYEAHKVNILDNTQFRDEFVEINPNSKIPTIIDPDGPGGEPIAIMESGAILIYLAEKTGKLLPDDPRLRNETLQWLFFQMASVGPMFGQFGHFYKYAGEKCDHPYPTERYTNEARRLLGVLEKRLTGRKFLMGDQYTIADIATFPWVGCLDWGYDAVDQLGLGEFKEVMRWHDACDSRDASQRGNKVCGFD, from the coding sequence ATGTATAGCATCTATAAATCCGATCTATGGCCTGTCCAAGACAAGTCGAAAATCCAGTTATATTCCTTAGCTACTCCCAATGGCCGCAAGGTTAGCATCGCACTTGAAGAGCTAGGTCTCGATTACGAAGCCCACAAAGTTAATATTTTAGACAATACTCAGTTTCGTGATGAATTTGTAGAAATCAACCCAAACAGTAAAATCCCCACAATCATTGATCCCGATGGGCCAGGGGGCGAGCCCATTGCAATTATGGAATCTGGTGCAATCCTCATCTATCTGGCAGAGAAAACTGGTAAGCTTTTGCCAGATGATCCTCGGCTGAGGAATGAAACATTGCAGTGGCTGTTTTTCCAAATGGCAAGTGTTGGACCAATGTTTGGTCAGTTCGGGCATTTTTATAAGTATGCCGGTGAAAAGTGTGACCACCCTTATCCAACGGAACGATACACCAACGAGGCGAGGCGGTTACTGGGTGTGCTTGAGAAGCGATTGACGGGGCGAAAATTCTTGATGGGCGATCAGTATACCATTGCAGACATTGCAACCTTTCCTTGGGTGGGCTGCCTGGATTGGGGCTATGATGCTGTAGACCAGCTAGGTCTTGGCGAATTCAAAGAAGTTATGCGGTGGCATGATGCTTGTGATAGTCGAGATGCAAGCCAAAGAGGAAACAAAGTCTGTGGCTTTGATTGA
- a CDS encoding CHASE domain-containing protein, with amino-acid sequence MGNSVLKDIAVVMLIAIAYYLLGTLGLTFAIPPGFATSIWPPSGLALSAGLLWGYRAIGGVFLGSFTLNLLISSGGSFSDAMNLNTLVTGASIAFGSSIQALVAFKIVKTVTQRDLDLKSFSTVVKFMIIGGPISCLISPSVGTTTLYHQDAINSDGLATTWLTWWVGNTLGVLVFAPITLCFFNPKSSLWKRRRLTVVVPLTIAFLGVAFFFQKGLEWEIQRANLVFQESADDINHAIIQRLSEYSKNVTIFESFVKLQGSINEAKFAEIADHFLRFNPGILALSWNRVLSDEQRKSFETWMKEKGSNTFEIRDKTAEGLVPADQHSNYVVVTYIEPRERNIKALGLNIYSNPKRKLAIDRAVQIKGPVTTEIISLVQGERTHDGMLLLYPVFKNRNIEEPNLTRVMGFLVVVIDIQVMVETSLQRLNKQGMDLFVIDRTPNTSEILVYSSTKENHPISYYETLSLDSENKFSTSRKFSFGARDFEIITSLKSESIMRDQSWKLWFLSLVGLLFVSLLNTLLLVISGREAVVEAAFIQKQQAEKILEKKVAERTADLEIARDIAIKSEKVKSSFLANMSHEIRTPLNGIIGLTSLLSEESFSPEKKRYIDTISSCADNLMVIVNDILDFSKIESGKLEIRKAPFRVTDTIEKCISLYKSKASEKNIEFKTDLSQLDLDVLESDESRVFQILCNLVNNAIKFSEGHPVAISAKTTSIKGDLYQLDISVVDSGIGIPKNKLATIFSSFTQADSSISRKYGGTGLGLTISKRLAELLNGDLAVVSIEGQGSNFTLSIPAKKAMISEAIDSKQRANDFSSLGLKVLVVEDNDLNRELMMVFLKKLGIEADYAINGQIAVEAVSSKPYDLIFMDMQMPVMGGIEATKKIRQIFDSDTVKIVAMTANVLPEQRHECTEAGMDDFISKPMKRKQIALAIEALFPSDRNEQVGKTV; translated from the coding sequence ATGGGAAATTCTGTACTAAAAGATATTGCGGTCGTCATGTTGATCGCAATTGCATACTATCTTCTCGGGACTCTGGGTCTCACCTTTGCCATTCCACCTGGCTTCGCGACTTCCATCTGGCCACCTTCGGGGTTAGCACTTTCAGCTGGCCTTCTCTGGGGATATAGAGCCATTGGGGGCGTGTTTTTAGGCTCATTTACACTTAATTTACTCATCTCTAGCGGCGGCAGCTTTAGTGACGCCATGAACCTCAATACCCTTGTAACAGGAGCATCGATTGCCTTTGGTTCGAGTATCCAGGCCCTCGTGGCTTTTAAAATCGTCAAAACCGTCACCCAACGAGATCTCGACCTCAAGTCATTTAGTACGGTCGTAAAATTCATGATTATTGGCGGACCTATCTCATGCTTAATAAGCCCTTCTGTGGGCACAACAACTCTCTACCATCAAGATGCAATCAACTCAGACGGCTTAGCTACTACGTGGCTCACTTGGTGGGTCGGAAATACCCTCGGAGTCCTGGTTTTCGCCCCCATTACTCTCTGCTTCTTCAACCCTAAAAGCTCCTTATGGAAAAGACGACGACTCACGGTTGTCGTTCCACTGACCATAGCATTTTTGGGAGTCGCTTTCTTCTTTCAAAAGGGCCTTGAATGGGAGATCCAACGGGCAAACCTAGTCTTTCAAGAATCAGCTGATGATATCAACCATGCCATAATCCAAAGACTCTCAGAGTATTCGAAGAATGTCACCATCTTTGAGAGTTTCGTGAAACTTCAAGGAAGCATTAATGAAGCCAAATTCGCCGAGATAGCCGATCACTTTCTCCGGTTTAATCCGGGGATCCTGGCTCTATCCTGGAATCGAGTTCTTTCCGACGAACAGCGAAAATCTTTCGAAACCTGGATGAAAGAAAAAGGTTCAAATACTTTTGAGATCCGCGACAAAACAGCAGAGGGCTTAGTGCCGGCAGATCAGCATTCAAACTATGTAGTAGTAACCTATATCGAACCTAGGGAAAGAAATATTAAAGCTTTGGGCTTGAATATCTATTCGAACCCTAAGCGGAAGCTAGCCATTGACAGAGCTGTCCAAATAAAAGGCCCTGTGACAACAGAGATCATTAGTCTCGTTCAAGGCGAAAGAACACATGATGGCATGCTCTTGCTTTATCCAGTATTCAAAAACAGAAATATTGAAGAACCAAACCTTACCCGTGTTATGGGCTTTCTGGTAGTCGTCATCGACATCCAAGTCATGGTAGAAACGTCACTACAAAGGCTCAATAAACAAGGAATGGACCTCTTCGTCATCGATCGCACACCTAACACATCTGAAATTTTGGTCTACAGTAGTACCAAGGAAAATCATCCTATCTCCTATTATGAGACTCTATCACTTGATTCCGAGAATAAATTCTCGACAAGTAGAAAATTCTCTTTCGGTGCGAGAGACTTTGAAATCATCACCAGCTTAAAATCTGAATCCATCATGAGAGATCAATCGTGGAAACTGTGGTTCCTATCACTTGTTGGTTTGTTGTTTGTCTCGCTTCTCAATACACTACTTCTTGTAATCAGTGGTCGGGAAGCTGTAGTAGAAGCTGCCTTTATCCAAAAACAACAAGCTGAGAAGATCTTAGAAAAGAAAGTTGCAGAGAGGACAGCAGACTTGGAAATTGCTAGAGATATCGCTATCAAAAGTGAAAAGGTGAAATCTAGCTTCCTGGCGAATATGAGCCATGAAATCAGAACGCCCTTGAATGGCATCATTGGCCTCACATCTCTCCTTTCCGAAGAGAGCTTCTCACCGGAAAAAAAGAGGTATATTGACACCATATCTTCCTGCGCCGACAATCTCATGGTTATAGTCAACGATATTCTCGATTTTTCTAAGATTGAGTCTGGCAAACTTGAGATTCGAAAAGCCCCTTTTAGGGTTACAGATACAATTGAGAAATGTATAAGTCTATATAAATCTAAAGCCTCCGAAAAAAATATAGAATTCAAAACGGATCTTTCACAGCTTGATCTTGATGTCTTAGAATCCGACGAATCGAGAGTTTTCCAAATACTATGCAATTTAGTAAACAATGCAATTAAATTTAGTGAAGGTCATCCTGTCGCGATTTCAGCCAAAACAACTTCTATAAAAGGTGATCTATATCAACTCGACATCTCCGTTGTAGACTCTGGTATTGGGATTCCTAAGAACAAACTCGCAACTATTTTCAGCTCTTTCACACAGGCTGATTCGTCCATAAGTCGTAAATATGGTGGTACTGGGCTAGGCCTTACCATTAGTAAGCGATTAGCGGAACTCCTTAACGGAGATTTAGCCGTCGTTAGTATTGAAGGGCAAGGCTCGAATTTTACCTTAAGCATTCCTGCAAAGAAGGCCATGATTAGTGAGGCGATAGATTCTAAGCAGAGAGCGAATGATTTTTCCAGCCTAGGCTTGAAAGTTTTGGTGGTAGAGGACAATGATCTAAATCGTGAACTAATGATGGTTTTTCTAAAAAAGCTGGGCATAGAGGCTGACTATGCGATTAATGGCCAAATAGCTGTGGAAGCCGTTAGCAGTAAGCCTTATGACTTAATTTTCATGGATATGCAGATGCCAGTTATGGGTGGGATTGAAGCTACGAAAAAAATCCGGCAAATATTCGACTCGGATACTGTGAAAATTGTGGCCATGACAGCAAATGTTCTACCAGAGCAGAGACACGAATGCACCGAGGCTGGTATGGACGACTTCATTTCCAAGCCAATGAAAAGAAAACAGATTGCTTTAGCGATCGAAGCACTGTTCCCATCAGATCGCAATGAGCAAGTTGGGAAAACGGTATAG
- a CDS encoding FtsX-like permease family protein produces MQLKFSLLNVSRNRRRSLVCLISIAVSVFGLYFLDGFFTGLIAMHRENSIHSRFGHGQIFQKGYYDQSHAKPWQHWIENPEEVMTKVLEHPHVEQVFPRVQFFSLLSNGEMSVAGRGMGVRGKEEESFFNKMNIVEGSVLSDHDDGIVIGIGLAKALGVKVGDPVTVVGNTIYGSINALDLKVVGIFHMGLKEADDMLFQVQLDQAQTLLDTKKVESISLGNTSHLVWDQVEGFVEKSFPVLEARSVNVLDKIWAENGENFLTALLNIFRLVFLGVISLSIYNSSANTVLERTRELGMLRANGLSGSLLVKLMTLESAFLAIAGAAIGLLLTLLVTQIFADGVPMPPTPGTNRELPVVIQLEWLDGFLAVGLGVGVSILASMSASLQVLFLPISKALRSLS; encoded by the coding sequence ATGCAGCTGAAGTTTTCGCTACTTAATGTGAGCCGCAACCGTCGTCGCTCATTGGTGTGCTTGATCAGTATAGCTGTGAGTGTATTCGGCCTCTACTTTTTAGATGGTTTTTTTACTGGTTTGATTGCCATGCACCGAGAGAATTCCATTCACTCTCGATTTGGTCACGGCCAAATCTTCCAAAAGGGCTACTACGATCAGTCTCATGCTAAGCCTTGGCAACATTGGATTGAGAACCCAGAAGAGGTAATGACAAAAGTTTTAGAACACCCTCATGTAGAACAAGTGTTTCCACGAGTACAGTTTTTTTCATTGCTTAGCAACGGTGAAATGTCTGTAGCGGGTCGAGGAATGGGTGTCCGCGGTAAAGAGGAAGAAAGCTTCTTCAATAAGATGAATATCGTTGAAGGGAGCGTGTTATCGGATCATGATGATGGCATTGTAATTGGAATAGGCCTTGCCAAAGCTCTTGGAGTGAAAGTCGGCGATCCCGTTACTGTAGTTGGTAATACCATCTATGGCTCGATCAATGCTCTTGATCTGAAGGTGGTTGGAATTTTTCATATGGGCCTTAAAGAGGCTGACGATATGCTTTTTCAGGTGCAACTTGATCAAGCACAGACTCTTTTGGATACGAAGAAAGTCGAAAGCATATCACTTGGGAATACCAGTCACTTGGTCTGGGATCAGGTGGAAGGCTTTGTTGAAAAAAGCTTTCCTGTATTAGAGGCTCGTAGCGTTAACGTCTTGGATAAGATCTGGGCCGAAAATGGTGAAAACTTTCTCACCGCATTATTGAACATCTTTCGTCTAGTTTTTTTAGGAGTGATCTCTCTCTCCATTTATAATAGCTCCGCAAACACTGTTTTAGAGCGCACCCGAGAGCTGGGAATGTTGCGTGCTAACGGTTTGAGTGGCAGCCTCCTCGTAAAGCTAATGACTTTGGAAAGTGCCTTCCTTGCGATCGCTGGTGCAGCCATTGGGTTGCTACTCACATTGCTTGTGACTCAGATCTTCGCGGATGGGGTCCCGATGCCCCCAACACCTGGTACCAATCGAGAGTTACCAGTGGTCATTCAACTGGAATGGCTCGATGGTTTTCTAGCTGTTGGACTTGGGGTTGGTGTTTCGATTTTAGCAAGCATGAGCGCTTCATTGCAGGTGCTCTTCCTACCGATTTCAAAGGCCTTGCGAAGCCTAAGTTAA